The sequence below is a genomic window from Candidatus Neomarinimicrobiota bacterium.
GGTAGTCAGTGGGGTAGACAAAGAAGTTGCGGTCACGGGCGATCACATAATTGGTGGTGACTTCGTCTGCAGGCAAGTGATACTCTGCTGGGTGCTTGATGGTGAGCCCGCCCTTCTCGGAGGCGTTCAGATTCCGGCCATGCTTGTAACGCACGCCCGATGAGGTCTGCCGGTCGGCCAGGATGCGCACCGGCTTGTCCACCTGAATGCTGCCGTGGTCGCTGGTGAGCACCACGACGGTATCTTCCCAGTCGGCAACCGTGTCCAGCAGCTCCCGCAGCCACGATTTTTCAAGCCAGGAACAGATGGTGGCCCGGTAGCCGGACTCATCGGGGAGAATCTCCTTGATCACATCACTTTCGGCCCGGTGGTGGGCCAGCAGGTCGACAAAATTAACCACCAGGGCCAGCAGCTGCTTGCTGCGGTATTCCGGCAGCCGCGCCAGTACCCGCTGCCCTTCCTCAGCCGTGACGACTTTGAAGTACTTGAACTGCACCTCGTCCAGTTTCACGCGCTTGAGATATTCCTGCAGGAACTCGGCCTCAAACCTGTTCATGCTCGTCTCATCATGGGTCATCTCACCCCATTGCTTGGGGTAACGCCGTGCCAGCTCATCGGGCAGCAGGCCACTGAAAATGGCGTTGCGGGAGTACGGGGTAGCCGTGGGCAGCAGCGACAGCTGCACCGTCTCCTCCACAGAAAAACGCGGCTCCAGAAGTGGGCGCATGGCCTTCCACTGATCCAGCCGCAGGCAGTCCACCACCAGCAGGACGACCCTGGTGCCGGCCTGCAGGTGTGGCCTCACGGACCGGTCCAGCACCTGATGGGAAAAGGTCTGTCCGGTCAAGCCATCCCCGTTCAGCCAGTCGCGGTAGTTCGCCACCACCGCCTGCCCGAACCGCAGGTTGGCGGTGAGATGCTGCTCGGCCAGCAGATCGTCCAGTCCCAGGTCGCGGTGCTGGTCAAACTCGATGTCCCAGTCGGTGAGCTCATTAAAGAGGTCAATCCAGTCCTCCAGTGAAGCGGCCGTTTCCACCCGCTGGCTCAGCTCCTGGAATACGGCCAGGTAGCGGCTGGTGGTCTTGTCGCTGCGGATGCGGGTCTGCTCCAGCATCGACTTACACAGCATGAATATCTGGCTGGGGTTCACCGGCTTGGTGAGGTAGCCCGAAATATTGGCGGCTATGGCTTCATCCATGAGCCATTCTTCCTCGTTCTTGGTGATCATGATGATGGGTAGGGCCGGGTGGGTGGTCTTGATCTCCTGCAGGGTGTGCATACCATCCATGCCGTCCATCATCTCATCGAGTAGCACGAGGTTGAAGTCGCCGGCGCCGACCTCATGCAAGGCATCCTCGCCGGAGTGCACCGGTGTGACCTCGTAGCCCTGCTCCTCCAGGAAC
It includes:
- a CDS encoding PglZ domain-containing protein, encoding MATEKTERGRILWADDEIDLLKPHILFLEEQGYEVTPVHSGEDALHEVGAGDFNLVLLDEMMDGMDGMHTLQEIKTTHPALPIIMITKNEEEWLMDEAIAANISGYLTKPVNPSQIFMLCKSMLEQTRIRSDKTTSRYLAVFQELSQRVETAASLEDWIDLFNELTDWDIEFDQHRDLGLDDLLAEQHLTANLRFGQAVVANYRDWLNGDGLTGQTFSHQVLDRSVRPHLQAGTRVVLLVVDCLRLDQWKAMRPLLEPRFSVEETVQLSLLPTATPYSRNAIFSGLLPDELARRYPKQWGEMTHDETSMNRFEAEFLQEYLKRVKLDEVQFKYFKVVTAEEGQRVLARLPEYRSKQLLALVVNFVDLLAHHRAESDVIKEILPDESGYRATICSWLEKSWLRELLDTVADWEDTVVVLTSDHGSIQVDKPVRILADRQTSSGVRYKHGRNLNASEKGGLTIKHPAEYHLPADEVTTNYVIARDRNFFVYPTDYHRFVRRFEGSFQHGGISLEEMVVPLVTLRPRNI